The genomic stretch CTGCTCGCTGCAGCGGGCGTCACCGTGGTTACCCAACCCAATTTTGTCTACGAGCGCGGCGACGATTACATTTCCGAGGTCGGCGAAGCGGACCGGCCCTGGCTGTATCGCTGCCAAGGAGTTCTCGACGCCGGTATTGCGCTCGCAGCCGGCACCGATGCGCCCTTCGGAGACGCCGACCCCTGGCGTGCAATGCACGCCGCAGTGACGCGGCGAACCCGCAGCGGTGCACAGATAGGCAGTTCGGAAGCTTTGTCCCCAAATCGCGCACTGGCACTATTCTTGACAGATGCGCAAGACCCAGGCGGACCGCCGCGACGTATCTCACCAAACTCGCGTGCGGACCTCTGCCTGCTTGATCGGCCCTGGCGGAATGCGCAACTCGACCTATCAGCAGTCCGCGTAAAGGCCACCTTTAAGGCAGGTCGCATGATCTGGCGCCGGCAGACCTGAGCGCCAGTGATCAGATATCGAACTAAACCGGTAAATAGTTCCGAAGCGCGACCGCCGTCCACCGACAGGCTGGCACCAGTTACGATATGAAGACTCTTCCGAAGCGAAAACAGTATGGCGTTGGCGAGTTCCACCGGCTGCCCGACGCGCCGCATGGGCACGAGTTTCGTCGCATTCTTGAGCTGCTTCTCGTCAGCCAGCATGTCAGCAGTGGCCGGCGTCTCGACGACACCCGGGATCACTACATTGCAACGTATGTTCTTGCTAGCTCCTTCGGAGGCTACGGCGCGCGAGAAGTTGATGACGGCCGCCTTGGCGGCGCTGTAGCCGGCCATCATCGGCACATCGAATAGCCCACAAATCGAGGCAACGTTGATGATGGAACCGCCAGTCCCCTGCGCCTTCATGATTTGCAGTGCCGTGCGGGCACCCCAGAAGGTACCATCGACCGTGGTGGAAAAGTTCGAATGCCAGGTCTCGGTAGTGGTTTTGTCGACCCCCCCCCAACTGAAGGCCATGGCGTTATTCACCAATATATCGAGGTGACCGTGGCGCTTGGCGGCGTCCTGAATGGCGACAACAATTTGCTCCTCCTTGCTGACGTCGGCCTGTGCCCACTCTGCCTTGCCGCCTTTGGCGCAGATCGCAGCCACGACGGATTCCAGCGGCTCCTTGCGGCGACCGCAGATGACTACTGTGGCTCCCTCCTCTGCGAAACGGTGAGCCGTCGCCTCACCGATGCCCGATCCACCGCCGGTAATAAAGGCAACCTTTGCCCAAACGACCTGCCATGACTTCTCTCCCAATTGGAAATATAGACTTGTCCTGTAGCACCGGGTAGATTATTTAGGGGATGCCCGGCTTGGCCATCGTCCGCATGGACGATGGCCATAGCATCGGCCAATGATTACAGTAAGTACATTGATTTTTTTGAGAAGGATGATTTCGACTTTCGATCTGGTGATGCCCGGTGCAGAATTGATCGCCTGTCGCGGTGGTCGCGTGGAAATCTGCCGACAGGCGAGCGCTGTTTTCTTGAACAAGCAAGGCCATGGATTAATCGTTGTTCTCGCGTCATGCACCCATTGTGACAGCGTACCAACCAGTACGTTGCCCGGCAAATACCCGAGGTGAATATGAATCTGATTTCTTTATACCGCACTGCCGCCATGTTTTTGGCATTGTTTCTTACCTGCGCTACGCTCGCACAGCCGCTCACCGCTGCGCCACCACTCGATCCTGCGCGTTTGATGCAGGGCTTTCCGCCGCCGCCGACATACCAGGTCAACATTGCTAACTGGCAAGCATATCCGCAAAAAATATGGGCCTTTCAGCACGTACGCGAGCTGTTCCCAACGCGCCTTTTGCCGCATACCGGTCCGGTGCAGCCGTTGCCACATGCATTGAAAACACTCGATGAGTTAGTAGTTTCGGCAAAAGGCGAAAGCCGTATGACATGGCCGGAAATGCTCAAAGTTACCCACACTGACGCGATTGTGGTGCTATATCACGGACGCATTATCTATGAGCGCTATTTCAACAACATGGCGCCGGAATCACGGCATCTTCTGTTTTCCGCGACAAAATCGATGGCCGGGCTGATGGCGGCGACACTGGTGAGTGAAGGCAAGCTAGATGAAAACGCGAAAGTCAGCGATATCATCCCGGAACTTGCCGAAAGCGCCTGGGCGGACGCCACAGTACGGCAGGTGATGGATATGACCGACGGCGTGGCGTTTTCAGAGAACTATACAGACCCCAAGAGTGACATCTATCGATATGCGGCGGCGATGGGCTGGGCACCACAATTCAAGAACCCTACTGACCCGGACGGCATCTTGCCAATGCTCGCAACGCTGAAAG from Betaproteobacteria bacterium encodes the following:
- a CDS encoding serine hydrolase, which translates into the protein MFLALFLTCATLAQPLTAAPPLDPARLMQGFPPPPTYQVNIANWQAYPQKIWAFQHVRELFPTRLLPHTGPVQPLPHALKTLDELVVSAKGESRMTWPEMLKVTHTDAIVVLYHGRIIYERYFNNMAPESRHLLFSATKSMAGLMAATLVSEGKLDENAKVSDIIPELAESAWADATVRQVMDMTDGVAFSENYTDPKSDIYRYAAAMGWAPQFKNPTDPDGILPMLATLKAQRDERGSVFRYHSPATDVAAWLAMRAAGQSLTAWLTDRLWSKLSARKPMAIFSSIERYRGRLRQAVLVHPRPCARRTNAAKGPIQQ